One Candidatus Peregrinibacteria bacterium DNA segment encodes these proteins:
- a CDS encoding IS30 family transposase: MNGSYNPKKAQQKSYVRRRSARFQGKKVAMNKKLRDFVEEKLRDDISPAAISGRLKCQEGALPFASKDSIYRFLKSPYGRALEYEREQKTKHRRKRPKVLSKLSDRTFINERPNRIEMREDVGDIEGDFIVSGKTGKGSLLVAVDRKLRVSFLEKIFPVTIEEVHEAFCESKNVFQSFKA, encoded by the coding sequence GTGAATGGCAGCTATAACCCGAAGAAAGCACAGCAGAAAAGCTATGTACGAAGGCGCTCCGCTCGCTTTCAAGGGAAGAAAGTTGCAATGAACAAGAAATTGAGAGATTTCGTAGAAGAAAAACTAAGAGATGATATTTCTCCAGCCGCTATTTCTGGGAGACTCAAATGCCAAGAGGGAGCTCTTCCTTTTGCCTCCAAAGACAGTATTTATCGCTTCCTAAAAAGCCCCTATGGAAGAGCTTTGGAGTATGAACGTGAGCAGAAAACAAAACATCGAAGAAAGAGGCCCAAAGTACTTTCAAAACTTTCGGACAGAACGTTCATAAATGAGCGTCCTAACAGAATAGAAATGAGAGAAGATGTGGGAGACATTGAAGGAGATTTCATAGTTTCAGGGAAAACGGGAAAGGGTTCACTTTTGGTTGCTGTGGACAGGAAACTAAGAGTTTCATTTCTTGAAAAGATCTTCCCAGTGACGATTGAAGAAGTTCATGAGGCTTTTTGCGAATCCAAAAACGTTTTCCAGAGCTTCAAAGCATGA
- a CDS encoding IS30 family transposase codes for MTTDNDILFQKHKELEKLLGIKIYFCHPYHSWEKGTVENTNKIIRKDIPKGSDISKYSKAFIQRLEEKLNRRPLKCLNYLTPKEALLVHREITKLKKS; via the coding sequence ATGACTACGGACAATGATATTCTCTTCCAGAAACACAAGGAATTGGAGAAGCTGCTGGGCATTAAAATCTACTTTTGCCACCCTTATCATTCATGGGAAAAGGGCACAGTGGAAAACACGAATAAAATCATTCGGAAAGATATTCCTAAAGGCAGTGATATTTCAAAATACAGTAAAGCTTTCATTCAAAGGCTTGAAGAAAAACTCAATCGTAGACCGCTCAAGTGTTTGAATTATCTCACCCCAAAAGAAGCTCTTTTGGTGCACCGCGAAATCACAAAACTCAAAAAATCCTAA